The stretch of DNA GCCAAAGACCTTACCTCGCTCATCGCCACTGAAAGCGATGCGAATCCACACTTTGGCCTGGGCGGCGTTCTCTTCACAGTCTATCCGCAGGGAATCAGGCGAGTCTAGAAAAGGCTCTACCAAAAACCGAACCAGTCCTGGGAAGTCGGGCCTATCCATGGTGGGGGTGGGGGCTTAAAGACAACGGGTGACCTAGGCTTCAGGCTTAGCTGCGACCTGGGCTGGGGTCTTGGGCCGCTCAAGCAGGTTGGCTTTTTCCAGAAGGTGCCGCACGGTTTTGGTGGGCTGAGCTCCCTGCTCCAAACGCCGGGTGATGGCAGGAACATCCAGCCGGGTTTCATCGGTGCGGGGG from Leptolyngbya sp. KIOST-1 encodes:
- the rpsP gene encoding 30S ribosomal protein S16, with the protein product MIKLRLKRFGKKREVSYRIVAINSDARRDGRPLEEVGFYNPRTDETRLDVPAITRRLEQGAQPTKTVRHLLEKANLLERPKTPAQVAAKPEA